Proteins encoded in a region of the Pelmatolapia mariae isolate MD_Pm_ZW linkage group LG16_19, Pm_UMD_F_2, whole genome shotgun sequence genome:
- the parp9 gene encoding protein mono-ADP-ribosyltransferase PARP9 — MAHKSDIALHESSLNIVKQSRSALSHILDSKFGCVATFEGVDFESDVSFGQQKRQTVAPEKRISVKLRAGVEVSVLKADLTTLKVDAVVNAANSSLQHGGGLAYALCEAGGPQIQMESDNYTYKHGPIPTGEAIVTNAGLLPCKKIIHAVGPCLPIKPTYFEFSQAKRQLEQAIKSILDRVDKDQLDTVAIPAISSGLFNYPLSECAETIVSTVRDYYEFSSSRWHLPRKILFVNHDEPTVTEMMNACHKILAPHQHYQVVPQGQAPGTHTRGATKTSDISIQIRNVLLALKSDNIEEQKTDVIVNTTSLERDLKVGQVSKALLKKAGQKMQDEIQIAPRTKHIIITKAYNLGCREVYHTFCINNGQEAAHKFLFNSVLKCLQTAAASQHKSVAFPAIGTGNLGFTKKEAACIMSEAVVEFAKNFGGKMDIYFVIFPSDYGTFQAFKEKIKSLQHNTPHTSITQDEVKHFSSHRQAYDKKEDFRFNKAPIPQISLRSYSKESLCEAEKWLSHFLFRPPRPMVIYNNFIQHLGEREYLQLSRLTRKGVKFEEFLAKGHACLTVDGDSAEDVVGAALQVEAMLCTLQEEFVREEEDEMCKLLAEVPRERERKTKTVDNSSWEFKERISAFRNLGLWILKVDKVENSTLKKLFDLKKNQLGCSSEKMFQRIPAQFCEMVSQIGFHAECAPPEDPKYGEGIYFAGTVKEAMEVWKEEKDKYLYFVEADVLRGAPTKGQRGLILPPAKGTDPQVRYDSVNGGSDISVIFSSYQAMPKYIITCEKRQAQGYSV; from the exons ATGGCCCATAAATCAGATATTGCTCTTCATGAATCCTCACTCAACATTGTAAAACAAAGTAGATCTGCTCTGAGTCATATCCTTGATAGCAAATTCGGATGTGTGGCCACCTTCGAAGGTGTGGATTTTGAGAGTGATGTGAGCTTTGGACAGCAGAAGAGGCAGACTGTTGCCCCAGAGAAGAGGATTTCTGTCAAGCTGCGTGCAGGTGTTGAAGTATCCGTGTTGAAGGCTGATCTCACCACTTTAAAAGTGGATGCTGTTGTGAATGCAGCCAACTCAAGTCTTCAGCATGGTGGTGGACTTGCATATGCTCTGTGTGAAGCTGGTGGTCCTCAAATCCAAATGGAGAGTGACAATTACACATACAAACATGGTCCCATACCAACAGGAGAAGCAATTGTTACTAATGCTGGGTTGCTGCCTTGCAAGAAGATAATTCATGCTGTTGGTCCATGTCTGCCGATTAAGCCCACTTATTTTGAATTTTCACAAGCCAAACGACAGTTGGAGCAGGCTATCAAGAGCATTCTTGACAGAGTTGACAAAGATCAACTGGACACTGTTGCCATTCCAGCTATAAGCTCTGGGTTGTTCAACTACCCCCTGTCAGAATGTGCTGAAACTATAgtgtcaactgtgagagactaCTATGAATTCTCCTCTTCCCGCTGGCATCTTCCTCGAAAGATACTCTTTGTGAACCACGATGAGCCAACGGTCACAGAAATGATGAACGCCTGCCATAAGATTCTAGCCCCTCACCAGCACTACCAGGTAGTACCCCAAGGGCAGGCACCAGGAACCCACACCAGAGGTGCTACCAAAACATCAGACATTTCCATCCAGATTAGGAATGTCCTTTTGGCACTGAAGAGTGATAACATTGAAGAACAGAAG ACGGATGTCATTGTAAACACAACATCACTGGAACGAGACCTGAAAGTCGGTCAGGTCTCTAAAGCTTTGTTGAAGAAAGCTGGTCAGAAAATGCAAGATGAAATACAAATTGCTCCTCGGACTAAACATATCATCATCACAAAAGCCTACAACTTGGGGTGTAGAGAGGTGTATCATACCTTTTGCATTAATAATGGACAAGAAGCAGCACACAAG tttcttTTCAATTCAGTATTGAAATGCTTACAGACAGCAGCTGCAAGTCAACACAAGTCTGTCGCCTTTCCTGCTATTGGCACAGGAAACCTTGGGTTCACTAAAAAAGAAGCTGCATGCATTATGTCCGAGGCAGTGGTTGAGTTTGCCAAAAACTTTGGGGGGAAGATGgacatttattttgttatatttcctTCTGACTATGGCACATTTCAG GCCTTCAAGGAAAAAATTAAGTCTCTCCAGCATAACACACCCCATACCAGCATTACACAAGATGAAGTGAAACACTTCAGCTCCCATAGGCAAG CATATGATAAAAAAGAAGACTTCAGATTCAACAAAGCTCCAATTCCACAGATCAGTTTGAGAAGCTATTCTAAAGAATCACTATGTGAGGCTGAAAAATGGCTCAGTCACTTTCTCTTCAGGCCCCCTCGCCCCATGGTTATCTACAACAACTTCATCCAGCACCTCGGTGAAAGAGAATACCTGCAGCTCTCTCGTTTAACCAGAAAGGGTGTTAAGTTTGAAGAGTTTTTGGCCAAGGGTCACGCCTGCCTAACAGTAGATGGGGATTCGGCTGAGGATGTTGTAGGTGCTGCGTTGCAGGTGGAGGCCATGCTCTGCACTCTCCAGGAGGAATTtgtcagagaggaggaggatgaaatGTGCAAGTTGTTAGCTGAAGTGCCTcgtgaaagagaaagaaagacaaaaacagtggACAACTCAAGCTGGGAGTTCAAAGAGAGAATATCTGCTTTTAGAAATCTTGGTCTGTGGATATTAAAG gtgGATAAAGTGGAAAACTCAACATTGAAGAAGCTGTTTGACCTCAAGAAAAACCAGCTGGGGTGCTCCTCTGAGAAAATGTTTCAGCGCATACCTGCACAGTTCTGTGAGATGGTTAGCCAGATTGGTTTCCATGCAGAGTGTGCACCACCTGAAG ACCCAAAATATGGAGAAGGCATCTACTTTGCTGGGACAGTGAAGGAGGCCATGGAAGTTTGGAAGGAGGAAAAGGataagtatttgtactttgtggAGGCTGACGTGCTGAGAGGGGCACCCACCAAGGGTCAGCGAGGTCTCATTCTGCCACCTGCTAAAGGGACAGATCCACAAGTtaggtatgacagtgtgaatggAGGGTCTGACATCTCTGTCATATTTAGCAGTTATCAAGCCATGCCCAAGTACATCATCACCTGTGAGAAAAGACAAGCTCAAGGATATTCAGTATGA